The Synechocystis sp. PCC 7509 genome includes a window with the following:
- a CDS encoding MFS transporter, whose amino-acid sequence MPTLTVNKTSDNFLKLSDPKLLILLASGSLTTMAGGIVAPVLPDIVQQLQLDPGLAANLVSFHCLTLAIFSPLLGILADRIGRVKVLVASLLCYAVFGTAGAFMSSFLPLLVTRGLIGVASGGIAAASLGILGSNYEGEARSVALGYATSTLTITGILFPLLGGWVGSSHWQYAFYLYALGIPIAGLAMTFLQEDQTAKSTEKNYKLSQILGQRQTLWLLLTLVLVSVAMYSVVIYAPLYLKATIAAGAVLNGVVLASRAIGAAIVSAFGSKWLAQKFGLPNAIAFGCTLMAITLITIPLLHELIPIILTAIAFGVGFGIVLPNVYSALANLATPNLRSSVLALGTGAGFLGQFLSPIILRPMLNYGGLETVFYGAAIVAIMAGVLMLLSQDS is encoded by the coding sequence ATGCCTACTTTGACTGTAAATAAAACGAGCGATAATTTCTTAAAACTAAGCGATCCTAAGTTATTAATACTTTTAGCATCTGGTTCTCTAACTACTATGGCGGGGGGCATAGTTGCCCCCGTTCTACCCGATATAGTACAACAACTCCAGCTAGATCCGGGGCTGGCTGCCAATTTAGTCAGCTTCCATTGCTTAACTCTGGCAATATTTAGCCCCCTACTGGGCATTCTGGCAGACCGCATTGGACGAGTAAAGGTGTTGGTTGCTTCTTTACTCTGTTACGCCGTATTTGGGACGGCGGGGGCTTTTATGTCTAGTTTTTTGCCATTATTAGTCACGCGGGGCTTAATTGGCGTTGCTAGTGGCGGAATTGCTGCTGCTAGTTTGGGAATACTGGGGAGTAATTACGAAGGTGAAGCAAGAAGTGTTGCTTTGGGCTATGCCACTAGCACGTTAACAATTACCGGAATTTTGTTCCCTTTGTTGGGTGGCTGGGTGGGTTCTAGTCATTGGCAATATGCTTTTTATCTTTACGCTTTGGGGATTCCCATCGCTGGGTTAGCAATGACATTTTTACAAGAAGACCAAACAGCAAAATCAACGGAAAAAAACTATAAATTAAGCCAAATTTTAGGACAACGCCAAACTTTATGGCTGTTACTTACCTTAGTTTTAGTATCGGTGGCTATGTATTCTGTGGTGATTTATGCGCCCCTTTATCTCAAGGCTACCATTGCCGCCGGAGCAGTTTTAAATGGTGTGGTTTTGGCATCACGGGCGATTGGCGCGGCGATTGTTTCGGCTTTTGGGAGTAAGTGGTTGGCGCAAAAGTTTGGTTTGCCCAATGCGATCGCTTTTGGTTGTACGTTAATGGCTATAACCTTGATTACCATCCCCTTATTGCACGAACTTATCCCAATTATCTTAACGGCGATCGCCTTTGGAGTAGGTTTTGGGATTGTTTTACCCAATGTTTACAGCGCTTTAGCCAATCTTGCTACTCCCAATTTACGCTCAAGTGTTTTAGCTTTGGGTACGGGAGCAGGGTTTTTAGGACAGTTTCTATCTCCCATTATCCTTAGACCAATGTTGAATTATGGGGGATTGGAAACGGTTTTTTATGGTGCGGCTATTGTGGCGATTATGGCGGGAGTGTTGATGCTATTAAGTCAAGATAGTTAG
- a CDS encoding FtsX-like permease family protein, producing the protein MVSIARKHLLEDIPRFLVAQAGIMFAVSLVTIQTGIFNGFTRSTVQLMTNSSADIWVSSENLVHLELTLPIPLTNLSLSRQVKGVESAEALIVKTGVWRNNNEISLARIIGFDPNGQLFIPQNITQGNVNKLKTPYTAIIDASNLKALNLSKVSDRAELSTLSIELVGITRGNRSIISNPYIFTSLENGNAYANSGQTTNLSCRLPSDSEELKCTNSYIKPDPNTTAPKSLTSADTITFVLIRAKKGEDLLALKQRLAAALPGTRAYTATELKQKTQAFWQQRTGIGFILGLGAAVGVIVGGIIVGQILYSSVSDRLKEFGTLKAMGASDFTIYSVILEQALWMAILGYLPSMALCWGISAWTLASQGILILITPTTAIAVLGITIVMCVGSGVFAIQKVMRLDPASVFKA; encoded by the coding sequence ATGGTTTCCATTGCTCGTAAGCATCTGCTTGAGGATATTCCCCGCTTTCTTGTAGCTCAAGCTGGAATTATGTTTGCTGTGAGCTTGGTTACAATTCAAACGGGTATTTTTAATGGGTTTACTCGTTCTACCGTGCAATTAATGACCAATTCTTCGGCGGATATTTGGGTATCGTCGGAGAATTTAGTCCATCTAGAACTAACTTTACCAATTCCTTTAACTAATTTAAGTCTTTCTCGCCAGGTAAAAGGGGTAGAAAGCGCCGAAGCTTTGATTGTTAAAACTGGGGTATGGCGCAACAATAATGAGATTTCTTTGGCTAGAATAATTGGATTTGATCCTAACGGACAGTTGTTTATCCCGCAAAATATTACCCAAGGAAATGTTAATAAGCTTAAAACTCCCTACACGGCAATAATAGATGCTTCAAACTTAAAGGCTTTAAATCTTAGTAAAGTTAGCGATCGCGCTGAACTTAGCACCTTATCGATTGAATTAGTCGGCATAACTAGAGGAAATCGCTCGATTATATCCAATCCTTACATATTTACATCTTTAGAAAACGGTAATGCTTACGCAAATTCTGGGCAAACTACTAATCTATCTTGCCGATTGCCGTCAGATTCGGAAGAACTTAAATGTACTAATAGTTACATCAAACCCGATCCTAATACTACTGCACCTAAAAGCTTGACTTCGGCAGATACTATTACTTTTGTTTTGATTAGGGCAAAAAAAGGGGAAGATTTATTGGCATTAAAGCAAAGATTAGCAGCAGCTTTACCCGGTACTCGCGCCTATACTGCTACCGAATTAAAGCAAAAAACCCAAGCTTTTTGGCAGCAAAGAACAGGTATTGGTTTTATTTTAGGATTAGGTGCAGCAGTGGGAGTAATTGTTGGTGGAATTATTGTCGGACAAATTCTTTACTCCTCAGTAAGCGATCGCCTCAAAGAATTTGGAACTTTAAAAGCAATGGGTGCGTCCGATTTTACTATCTACAGTGTAATTCTCGAACAAGCTTTATGGATGGCAATTTTAGGCTATTTACCGAGTATGGCACTTTGCTGGGGAATCTCTGCTTGGACGCTGGCAAGTCAGGGAATCTTGATATTAATTACGCCCACTACGGCGATCGCTGTTTTGGGAATCACAATAGTTATGTGTGTTGGATCGGGTGTTTTTGCGATTCAAAAAGTTATGCGCCTCGATCCTGCATCGGTATTTAAGGCTTAA
- a CDS encoding GNAT family N-acetyltransferase yields the protein MTNQNFQIRAVTTNADSKIFLDVPSRVYKNDPHWVQPIRSSVEKQFAPENSFFQYGKLQQFIAVSPSNEPLGRIVAAVNHRLIEREGLKVGLFGYFECIQEFAIAQALLESARKWLQEQGMQVIRGPIDLSTHNNCLFLVDGFDSPPMILMPYNPAYYPEFMQLDGWNKAKDAYAYELPIGAGLPEEFTKAHRIACKSGVNFRLIRTKGAAFEEDCRNLYNLLNKAYANNWSYTPRTEEEFLDEAKSLQTLVDADAFPIAEYEGKMIGCFVGLPDYNMVLKHLNGKLDWLGTLKFMWYRRQINRGRVALVCALPEYRRKMVAAALIYLGMQGVLKEGKPYKDCELSWVYEDNYPSRKLIEACGAKIYKTYRIYEKAL from the coding sequence GTGACTAATCAAAACTTTCAGATTCGGGCGGTAACAACGAACGCCGACAGTAAAATATTTTTGGATGTCCCAAGTAGAGTGTATAAGAACGATCCTCACTGGGTTCAACCAATCCGCAGCAGTGTAGAAAAACAATTTGCTCCAGAAAATTCATTTTTTCAATATGGCAAGCTACAACAGTTTATAGCAGTATCTCCTAGCAACGAGCCTTTGGGGAGAATCGTCGCCGCCGTCAATCACCGTTTAATTGAACGCGAAGGCTTGAAGGTGGGATTATTTGGCTATTTTGAGTGTATACAAGAATTTGCGATCGCCCAAGCTTTACTAGAATCTGCTCGAAAATGGCTGCAAGAGCAAGGTATGCAAGTTATTAGAGGACCCATTGATTTATCTACTCATAACAATTGTTTGTTTTTAGTCGATGGTTTTGATTCGCCACCAATGATTTTGATGCCTTACAACCCAGCTTATTATCCAGAATTTATGCAGCTTGATGGCTGGAATAAGGCAAAAGACGCTTATGCTTACGAATTACCCATAGGTGCAGGATTACCAGAAGAATTTACCAAAGCTCATAGAATTGCTTGCAAATCTGGGGTTAATTTTCGCCTAATTAGAACCAAAGGCGCAGCTTTTGAAGAAGATTGCCGCAACCTGTACAACTTGTTAAACAAAGCTTATGCCAATAATTGGAGTTATACTCCACGCACTGAGGAAGAATTTTTAGATGAGGCAAAATCTTTACAAACTCTGGTAGATGCCGACGCTTTCCCGATTGCGGAGTATGAAGGTAAAATGATCGGCTGTTTTGTAGGCTTGCCCGATTACAATATGGTGCTAAAACATCTAAACGGCAAGCTAGATTGGCTAGGAACTTTGAAATTTATGTGGTATCGTCGGCAAATAAATCGCGGGCGAGTAGCTTTAGTTTGCGCTTTACCAGAATATCGCCGCAAAATGGTAGCCGCAGCTTTAATCTATCTAGGAATGCAAGGCGTACTTAAGGAAGGGAAACCTTATAAAGATTGCGAACTTTCTTGGGTATACGAAGATAATTATCCCTCTCGCAAACTAATTGAAGCTTGTGGAGCGAAAATTTATAAAACCTATCGCATTTACGAAAAAGCTCTATGA
- a CDS encoding aminotransferase class I/II-fold pyridoxal phosphate-dependent enzyme — MQVIKEYVQRWYESGLDPDEYICHQKQGNLVEIEEAATGNRQTVLTFCTNDVLGLVQEEAVKQAAIDAIIQYGTSNSSCSVLSGRIDLHRQLEAEISDFKHLPHTQLFLNAWMAMQALMDAFCHLAIPVPGFTHTRETLILTDVLNHGCIVSAVVNAGTRSGKVFGHSPNVRVKAYRHCDTEDLARKLRRYVRPGDRIMVVSDAVFSMDGDIAPLPEMINVMQNYPGSVLLMDEAHASGSIGATGRGIYEHFEMLPSHAIERGVIPLIMTTFSKFAASAGAAISTHVSELIPLLNVSPTSIGTISLSPPLAGAALESVRQVRKSPQLVQQLQANTQYLRSRLIERGFTPIGETNVIPVILPPEINPKMFGRQMMQKHGIWVSPIWFIAKPRIRITVNALHTQQEMDRLVAGMVATRDLLYKPTISA; from the coding sequence GTGCAAGTTATCAAAGAGTATGTTCAACGCTGGTATGAAAGTGGACTCGATCCTGATGAGTATATATGTCATCAAAAGCAAGGAAACTTAGTAGAAATTGAAGAAGCAGCCACCGGAAATCGGCAAACTGTTCTCACTTTCTGCACCAATGATGTCTTAGGGCTAGTTCAAGAAGAAGCTGTAAAGCAAGCGGCAATTGACGCAATTATTCAGTATGGCACGTCTAATAGCTCTTGCTCGGTTTTGAGCGGTCGAATTGACTTACATAGACAGCTAGAAGCAGAAATTTCTGATTTTAAACATTTGCCTCATACCCAATTATTCCTTAATGCTTGGATGGCAATGCAAGCGTTGATGGATGCCTTTTGTCATTTGGCAATTCCCGTACCAGGATTTACCCACACGCGAGAAACTTTGATTTTGACCGATGTACTAAATCATGGCTGTATTGTTTCGGCGGTTGTCAACGCTGGAACTCGCTCAGGAAAGGTGTTTGGGCATAGTCCTAACGTTAGAGTTAAAGCTTATCGTCATTGCGACACGGAAGATTTGGCGCGAAAATTGCGGCGTTATGTGCGTCCAGGCGATCGCATTATGGTAGTTTCCGATGCTGTATTTTCAATGGATGGCGATATTGCCCCGCTACCTGAAATGATAAACGTTATGCAAAACTATCCTGGTAGCGTCCTATTAATGGACGAAGCACACGCAAGCGGCTCGATAGGAGCAACAGGAAGGGGCATATACGAGCATTTTGAGATGTTACCAAGTCATGCCATCGAAAGGGGCGTTATTCCCCTAATTATGACCACCTTCTCGAAGTTTGCGGCTTCCGCAGGGGCAGCAATTAGCACTCACGTCAGCGAATTAATTCCGTTATTAAACGTGTCGCCAACATCTATCGGCACAATTTCATTATCGCCACCCTTAGCCGGAGCAGCTTTAGAGAGTGTTCGTCAAGTGCGGAAATCGCCCCAATTAGTGCAACAATTGCAAGCAAATACTCAATACTTGCGATCGCGTTTAATTGAGCGTGGTTTTACACCTATTGGCGAAACTAACGTCATTCCCGTAATTTTACCGCCAGAAATCAATCCCAAAATGTTTGGTAGGCAAATGATGCAAAAACACGGTATTTGGGTGTCTCCCATTTGGTTTATAGCCAAGCCTCGCATCCGCATTACCGTTAATGCCCTTCATACTCAGCAGGAAATGGATCGATTAGTTGCCGGAATGGTAGCAACTAGAGACTTATTGTACAAACCAACAATTAGTGCTTAA
- a CDS encoding aromatic ring-hydroxylating oxygenase subunit alpha: MSQKLLPKVRMKQLAATLTSQVVQNTVREVGINPNYWYAVGWADELKIGEIMPVVIWSRAIAIYRDQNGQIHALEDACPHKGVQLHRGKVTGCNLACGYHGWEFNGDGDCVNIPYLPKTQKLPRAQARNYPVEEKYNLIWIFPGDPALANTSDLPNIPELTQKEWLVVPLSARFQAHFSICNENTMDVFHGFLHQKLQGWFDPVLINLRETETAVCADYQVSYRGWMAKFLGLSQTANQVTTLPVAVQYHYPNYYTSLEGVSSLYLFRLPVSATESRSFALFFFKVRLPQSILKPLQPLLQKLLRGLVLKKFLAQDIEMIESEQRTYLANRDRRYVEINPAIIAIQRLIVRQYEQFLQKSSQVR; the protein is encoded by the coding sequence TTGTCACAGAAGTTGTTACCAAAAGTACGAATGAAGCAACTAGCCGCAACTTTAACTAGCCAAGTAGTCCAAAATACTGTCCGCGAAGTAGGTATAAATCCTAATTATTGGTACGCTGTCGGATGGGCAGACGAGCTAAAAATTGGGGAAATTATGCCTGTGGTTATTTGGTCAAGGGCGATCGCAATTTACCGTGACCAAAACGGTCAAATCCACGCCCTAGAAGACGCTTGCCCTCATAAAGGAGTGCAACTCCATCGCGGTAAAGTAACGGGTTGTAATCTTGCCTGTGGCTATCATGGATGGGAATTTAACGGTGATGGTGATTGTGTAAATATTCCCTACTTACCTAAAACCCAGAAGCTACCCCGCGCCCAAGCCCGCAACTATCCAGTAGAGGAAAAGTATAACTTAATCTGGATTTTTCCTGGAGATCCAGCTTTGGCAAATACTAGCGATTTACCCAATATCCCTGAACTTACTCAAAAAGAGTGGTTAGTAGTTCCTCTCTCGGCTCGTTTTCAGGCACATTTTTCCATCTGTAATGAAAATACTATGGATGTATTTCACGGATTTCTCCACCAAAAATTACAAGGTTGGTTCGATCCGGTGCTAATAAACTTGCGGGAGACAGAAACCGCCGTATGTGCCGATTACCAGGTTTCCTATCGCGGCTGGATGGCTAAATTTTTGGGCTTAAGCCAAACCGCTAACCAAGTCACAACTTTACCTGTAGCAGTTCAGTATCATTACCCGAATTACTACACTTCTTTGGAAGGAGTTTCTAGCCTGTACTTATTTAGATTGCCCGTAAGCGCTACAGAAAGTAGGTCTTTTGCTTTGTTTTTCTTTAAAGTTCGTCTACCGCAGTCAATTTTAAAACCGTTACAGCCATTGTTGCAAAAGCTGCTGAGGGGTTTAGTATTAAAGAAATTTTTAGCTCAAGACATTGAAATGATTGAAAGCGAACAACGGACTTATTTAGCCAACCGCGATCGCCGTTATGTAGAAATAAACCCGGCAATCATTGCTATTCAACGATTAATTGTGCGACAGTACGAACAATTTTTACAAAAATCTAGTCAAGTAAGATGA
- the acs gene encoding acetate--CoA ligase yields MSESTIESILQEKRLFPPTAEFSQNAQIKSLEEYQQLCDRAQKDPQKFWAELAEQELHWFQKWDTVLDWQPPFAKWFVGGKTNIAYNCLDRHLTTWRKNKAALIWEGEPGDSRTLTYAQLHLEVCQFANVLKHLGVVKGDRVGIYMPMIPEAAIAMLACARIGATHSVVFGGFSAEALRDRLIDVEAKVVITADGGWRKDAIVPLKEQVDKALANDVAPTVKNVLVVQRTKQEVEMQPERDFWWHELQKQVSADCPAEPMDSEDMLFVLYTSGSTGKPKGVVHTTGGYNLYSHITTKWIFDLNDTDVYWCTADVGWITGHSYIVYGPLSNGATTLMYEGAPRASNPGCMWDVIEKYGVTVFYTAPTAIRTFIKMGEQLPNARNLSSLRLLGTVGEPINPEAWMWYQRVIGGGNCPIVDTWWQTETGGIMITPLPGAIATKPGSATRPFPGIIADIVDLEGNAVADNEGGYLVVRHPWPGMMRTVYGDEERFRRTYWEHIPPVNGQYVYFAGDGARRDEDGYFWVMGRVDDVINVSGHRLGTMEVESALVSHPAVAEAAVVSKPDEIKGEDIVAFVTLEGTYSPSEELSKELKQHVVKEIGAIARPGVIRFTDSLPKTRSGKIMRRLLRNLASGQEITGDTSTLEDRGVLDKLREEG; encoded by the coding sequence ATGTCTGAGTCAACTATTGAATCAATCCTGCAAGAAAAGCGCTTGTTTCCCCCGACGGCGGAATTTTCTCAAAATGCCCAAATCAAAAGCTTAGAAGAATATCAGCAACTATGCGATCGCGCCCAAAAAGATCCGCAAAAGTTTTGGGCAGAACTTGCCGAGCAAGAATTACACTGGTTTCAGAAATGGGACACTGTGCTAGATTGGCAACCACCTTTTGCTAAATGGTTTGTAGGTGGTAAAACCAATATTGCTTACAACTGCCTAGATCGTCACCTGACAACTTGGCGCAAAAATAAAGCGGCGTTAATTTGGGAAGGAGAACCCGGCGATTCGCGGACATTAACTTACGCTCAGTTGCACCTTGAAGTTTGTCAGTTTGCCAATGTATTAAAGCATTTGGGAGTAGTTAAAGGCGATCGCGTGGGGATATATATGCCCATGATCCCAGAAGCGGCGATCGCCATGCTCGCCTGTGCCAGAATTGGCGCAACTCATAGCGTGGTATTTGGGGGTTTTAGCGCCGAAGCCTTGCGCGATAGGTTAATTGATGTAGAGGCTAAAGTAGTTATTACCGCCGATGGTGGTTGGCGTAAAGATGCGATCGTTCCTCTCAAAGAGCAAGTAGACAAAGCTTTAGCTAATGATGTTGCACCCACTGTTAAAAATGTTTTAGTGGTACAACGGACTAAGCAAGAAGTAGAAATGCAGCCAGAGAGAGACTTTTGGTGGCATGAATTGCAAAAACAAGTATCTGCCGACTGTCCCGCCGAGCCAATGGATAGCGAAGATATGCTATTTGTACTTTACACTTCTGGCAGTACGGGAAAGCCTAAAGGCGTAGTACATACAACGGGCGGTTATAACCTGTACAGCCACATTACTACCAAGTGGATTTTTGACCTGAACGATACAGACGTTTACTGGTGTACCGCCGATGTAGGCTGGATTACAGGACACAGTTATATAGTTTACGGACCACTTTCCAACGGTGCTACGACGTTGATGTACGAAGGCGCTCCCCGTGCTTCAAATCCTGGTTGTATGTGGGATGTGATCGAAAAGTACGGCGTTACAGTTTTTTATACTGCACCGACAGCCATTAGAACTTTTATCAAAATGGGCGAACAGTTGCCTAATGCTCGAAATTTATCTTCTTTGCGCCTATTAGGGACGGTAGGAGAGCCAATTAACCCCGAAGCTTGGATGTGGTATCAAAGGGTAATTGGCGGTGGTAATTGCCCGATTGTCGATACTTGGTGGCAAACAGAAACCGGGGGGATTATGATTACACCTTTGCCTGGTGCGATCGCTACTAAACCGGGATCTGCTACTCGTCCTTTTCCTGGAATCATCGCGGATATTGTCGATTTAGAGGGCAATGCTGTAGCCGACAACGAGGGCGGTTACTTAGTTGTCCGTCACCCCTGGCCGGGGATGATGCGGACGGTGTACGGCGACGAGGAGCGTTTCCGGCGCACTTATTGGGAGCATATACCCCCCGTTAATGGGCAGTATGTTTATTTTGCTGGAGATGGCGCTAGACGGGATGAAGATGGCTATTTTTGGGTGATGGGGCGCGTAGATGATGTAATCAACGTCTCTGGACACCGTCTAGGGACGATGGAGGTTGAATCGGCTTTGGTGTCTCATCCCGCCGTAGCGGAGGCTGCGGTAGTTAGTAAGCCCGATGAAATTAAAGGGGAGGATATAGTGGCGTTTGTAACTCTAGAAGGCACTTACAGCCCTAGCGAAGAACTGAGTAAAGAACTAAAACAGCACGTAGTTAAAGAAATTGGCGCGATCGCTCGTCCGGGAGTGATTCGCTTTACTGATTCTTTACCCAAAACTCGTTCGGGTAAAATTATGCGGCGTTTGCTGCGAAACCTAGCTTCTGGGCAAGAAATTACGGGCGATACTTCGACTTTAGAAGATCGCGGTGTACTCGATAAACTGCGCGAGGAAGGATAA
- a CDS encoding ABC transporter ATP-binding protein, giving the protein MTAAKYNNYKNIPSPIEALGIELVANQNIAIAAQGVEMEFKSQKRCFQILKDIDLAIPQGNIQLLMGPSGSGKTTLLSILAGLMTPTRGKVSLLGEDITKMSRQKLTKFRQQNIGFIFQNFNLFPALTASENVEVALNIKGIRKNAKYQAHLLLEQVGLENQSEQKPCDLSGGQKQRVAIARALAGSPQLIMADEPTAALDSKSGHAVITLLRSLAKEQGCTVLMVTHDPRIVDVADSVTYLEDGALKE; this is encoded by the coding sequence ATGACTGCTGCTAAATATAATAATTATAAAAATATTCCCTCTCCAATTGAAGCATTAGGCATAGAGTTAGTTGCTAATCAAAATATAGCGATCGCTGCCCAAGGGGTAGAGATGGAATTTAAGTCGCAAAAACGATGCTTTCAAATATTGAAAGATATAGATTTAGCAATTCCTCAAGGTAATATTCAGTTATTAATGGGCCCGTCGGGTTCTGGGAAAACTACCTTGTTATCTATTTTGGCTGGGTTAATGACACCAACTAGAGGGAAAGTTAGCTTGCTCGGCGAAGATATTACAAAAATGTCTCGCCAAAAACTAACAAAATTTAGACAACAAAATATTGGATTTATTTTTCAAAACTTTAACTTATTTCCGGCATTAACTGCTAGTGAAAATGTTGAAGTGGCGCTAAATATTAAAGGTATAAGAAAAAATGCCAAATACCAAGCACATTTGCTATTAGAACAAGTAGGTTTAGAAAACCAGTCAGAGCAAAAACCCTGTGACTTATCTGGGGGACAAAAACAAAGAGTAGCGATCGCTCGTGCTTTAGCAGGTTCTCCCCAATTAATTATGGCAGACGAACCGACGGCGGCGTTGGATTCAAAAAGCGGACACGCGGTAATTACATTATTGCGTTCTTTGGCTAAAGAGCAAGGTTGTACGGTATTGATGGTGACACACGATCCACGTATTGTGGACGTAGCCGATAGCGTTACTTATTTAGAAGATGGGGCGCTCAAAGAGTAA
- a CDS encoding NAD-dependent epimerase/dehydratase family protein, whose translation MKALVTGANGFTGSHLVKVLVEKGDRVVGLVRKSSNLDRLANCNVELVYGDITDTSALQQAMTGVDVVFHTAAYVELGIVDEKEMERVNVEGTRAVLEVAKACGISKMVYCSTIGVFGDTQGQTIDETFKRQQQGFSSAYDRTKYQAQELIDIFASQGLPVVSVLPSGIFGADDPHFRPILQQFIKKRLKLWAGGSRVTGIVHVDDLATAMILAAKKGINGEKYIISAGDLTTKEMFATMANFTGISAPREAPKWLVRLAGNLLDPLGRLFKFQPPLSRERVHYIYDRCVRVDATKARTKLGWQPRSVTDTLKELVTL comes from the coding sequence ATGAAGGCGTTAGTTACTGGGGCGAATGGGTTTACAGGTTCTCACTTAGTAAAAGTTTTAGTAGAAAAGGGCGATCGCGTTGTTGGTTTAGTGAGAAAATCAAGCAATTTGGATCGTTTAGCTAATTGCAACGTTGAGTTAGTTTATGGAGACATTACCGATACTTCCGCGTTACAGCAAGCAATGACGGGAGTTGATGTAGTTTTTCATACCGCCGCCTATGTAGAACTAGGAATAGTTGACGAAAAGGAAATGGAGCGGGTAAATGTAGAAGGAACTCGCGCCGTATTGGAAGTTGCGAAAGCTTGCGGTATTAGCAAAATGGTTTATTGTAGTACCATCGGCGTATTTGGCGACACTCAAGGGCAAACCATCGACGAAACCTTTAAACGCCAGCAACAAGGCTTTTCTTCAGCTTACGATCGCACAAAGTACCAAGCGCAAGAATTAATTGATATTTTTGCATCCCAAGGATTGCCAGTAGTAAGCGTTTTACCTTCAGGAATATTTGGCGCAGACGATCCGCATTTTCGCCCGATATTGCAGCAATTCATCAAAAAACGGCTGAAATTGTGGGCGGGAGGAAGTCGTGTTACAGGAATTGTTCACGTTGACGACTTAGCCACTGCAATGATTCTAGCCGCCAAAAAGGGAATAAATGGCGAAAAATATATTATTTCCGCCGGAGACTTAACAACGAAGGAAATGTTTGCAACTATGGCAAATTTTACAGGCATTTCCGCACCCCGCGAAGCGCCTAAATGGTTAGTTAGGTTGGCGGGAAACTTGTTAGATCCTCTAGGGCGATTGTTTAAGTTTCAACCACCTTTAAGCCGGGAACGAGTACATTATATATACGATCGCTGCGTGAGAGTAGATGCCACTAAAGCCCGTACTAAGCTAGGTTGGCAACCCCGCTCTGTAACCGACACTTTAAAAGAATTAGTTACTCTTTGA